The Malus sylvestris chromosome 12, drMalSylv7.2, whole genome shotgun sequence genome contains a region encoding:
- the LOC126592742 gene encoding uncharacterized protein LOC126592742, with amino-acid sequence MEGVLHSSTLTLPITCHHISKTQILKTANHNPTQRPMLRISTFPATMGTKTSTKFSTILAAAAVQPSQPLDLTEDNIRQVLADARVEFGQLFDTSVGMTGQVDLAELDGPFVKISLKGRFWHERSVVLARLANYLKQRIPEILEVDIEDEKQLDDSPANF; translated from the exons ATGGAAGGAGTTCTGCATTCTTCAACACTAACCCTTCCCATTACCTGTCATCATATCTCCAAAACCCAGATCCTGAAAACAGCCAACCACAACCCCACGCAAAGGCCAATGCTAAGGATCTCCACGTTCCCAGCAACAATGGGAACAAAAACTAGCACGAAATTCTCAACAATATTGGCAGCAGCAGCGGTTCAGCCTTCGCAGCCTCTTGATCTAACGGAAGACAATATTCGACAGGTCTTAGCCGATGCAAGGGTTGAATTCGGGCAGCTCTTCGACACTTCAGTTGGCATGACAG GACAAGTAGACCTTGCTGAACTTGACGGACCCTTTGTGAAGATCAGTCTGAAAGGCCGGTTTTGGCACGAACGGAGCGTGGTTCTGGCTAGACTGGCCAATTATCTCAAGCAGAGGATCCCT GAAATTTTAGAGGTTGATATAGAAGATGAGAAGCAATTGGATGACAGCCCTGCAAACTTTTAG